A genomic region of Miscanthus floridulus cultivar M001 chromosome 3, ASM1932011v1, whole genome shotgun sequence contains the following coding sequences:
- the LOC136544818 gene encoding uncharacterized protein — translation MVQVSLSTPQGHITAVRYNGDGQNLLQYSASHVNSGGYWDVVWNYPGSSKLEGLIDMLDGTEFQVVSSDEEQVELSFRSSYNPSHPHSLRLNVDKRLVMLRGSSGFYCYAIFEHPREWPALNISVALLAFKLNEDRFRYMAISEDIQRYMPSAADRDPPRGVPLDYMEAVLLVDPVEPEFRGEVDDKYQYSQDNKDNTVHGWIGGCGVGFWVITPSNEFKNGGPLMRELTSHTGPISLSVFLGPHYVGRDMVVNFEEGEYWKKVLGPVFVYLNSGHHPQLPGCGSNYGNNVNYLWEDARAQAQAEVSKWPYSFPRSPDFAKAGERGSVTGRLWVRDRYRSYYDDDKQGQRQGEGDGAAWQPAGLAYVGLASPGEPGSWATESKRYQFWTRATSDGSFNIANAREGVYNLYAWVPGILGDYMHASPVTIAAPPAAGAIVNLGDLVFEPPRSGPTLWEIGVPDRTAAEFYIPDADPRYSSRLFLTKDRYRQYGLWERYAAMYPVTNGDLVFTVGKSNHSRDWFFAHVTRKIVGNTTTSIVPTTWQIRFHLDRVVADGTYTLRIALAASHKSRLKVQVNSGSRSIQGVWLMGDNNAIARHGIRGTQWSLDMNFKGDLLNQGDNTIYINQTRAHLFAGVMYDYIRLEGPSSSPYTAP, via the exons ATGGTGCAGGTGTCGCTGTCCACGCCGCAGGGCCACATCACCGCCGTCCGCtacaacggcgacggccaaaatCTGCTGCAGTACAGTGCCAGCCACGTAAACTCGGGAGG GTACTGGGATGTTGTTTGGAACTACCCTGGCTCATCAAAACTAGAAGGACTGATCGATAT GTTGGATGGTACAGAGTTCCAGGTCGTATCCTCAGATGAAGAGCAAGTGGAGCTTTCTTTCAGGAGCTCGTACAATCCATCACATCCACATAGCCTCCGGCTAAACGTAGACAAGAG GCTTGTGATGCTGCGAGGCAGCTCTGGGTTCTACTGCTACGCCATTTTTGAGCATCCCCGGGAGTGGCCAGCGCTCAACATCTCCGTGGCTCTCCTCGCCTTCAAGCTCAACGAGGACAGGTTCCGTTACATGGCCATCTCCGAAGATATTCAGAGATACATGCCGAGTGCGGCGGACAGGGATCCACCACGTGGCGTGCCGCTGGACTACATGGAGGCCGTCCTGCTGGTGGACCCCGTGGAGCCGGAGTTCAGAGGCGAGGTGGACGACAAGTACCAATACTCGCAGGACAACAAGGACAATACGGTGCACGGATGGATCGGCGGTTGCGGCGTCGGCTTCTGGGTCATCACTCCCAGCAACGAGTTCAAGAACGGCGGGCCGCTCATGCGGGAGCTCACCTCCCACACCGGCCCCATCTCCCTCTCA GTGTTTCTAGGACCGCATTACgtgggcagggatatggtggtCAATTTCGAGGAGGGCGAGTACTGGAAGAAAGTGCTGGGCCCCGTCTTCGTCTACCTCAACTCCGGCCACCACCCGCAGCTGCCCGGATGCGGCTCCAACTATGGCAATAATGTCAATTATCTCTGGGAGGACGCTAGGGCGCAGGCGCAGGCGGAGGTGAGCAAATGGCCTTACAGCTTCCCACGGTCACCGGACTTTGCGAAGGCAGGCGAGAGAGGTTCTGTCACAGGGAGGCTCTGGGTAAGAGACAGGTACAGGTCTTACTACGACGACGATAAGCAAGGGCAAAGGCAAGGCGAAGGCGATGGCGCGGCGTGGCAGCCAGCTGGGTTGGCTTATGTCGGCCTCGCCTCACCTGGCGAACCTGGCTCCTGGGCCACGGAGAGCAAG AGGTATCAGTTCTGGACGAGGGCCACATCCGACGGCAGCTTCAACATCGCCAATGCCCGTGAAGGAGTGTACAACCTGTACGCATGGGTTCCCGGGATCCTTGGAGACTACATGCACGCCTCTCCTGTAACCATAGCCGCGCCACCAGCAGCAGGTGCCATCGTCAACCTTGGTGACCTTGTGTTCGAGCCTCCAAGATCAGGCCCCACGCTGTGGGAGATCGGCGTCCCGGACCGGACGGCGGCGGAGTTCTACATCCCTGACGCTGACCCAAGGTACTCCAGCAGGCTCTTTCTCACCAAGGACAGGTACCGGCAGTATGGCCTGTGGGAGAGGTACGCCGCCATGTACCCTGTGACAAATGGCGACCTCGTCTTCACAGTCGGCAAGAGCAACCACTCCAGGGACTGGTTCTTTGCCCATGTCACTAG AAAAATCGTGGGCAATACAACGACGAGCATAGTGCCAACAACATGGCAGATACGTTTCCATCTGGACCGAGTGGTAGCAGACGGCACCTACACCCTGCGGATTGCCCTCGCAGCTTCTCACAAGTCCAGACTGAAGGTACAAGTGAACAGCGGCAGCAGATCCATACAAGGGGTGTGGCTTATGGGCGACAATAACGCCATCGCGCGGCACGGCATACGTGGCACGCAGTGGAGCCTGGACATGAATTTCAAGGGCGACCTACTCAACCAAGGGGACAACACCATCTACATCAACCAAACGAGAGCCCACCTCTTTGCCGGGGTCATGTACGACTATATTCGCCTTGAAG